Genomic window (Streptomyces sp. RerS4):
CACGGTGCCGTCGGGGCGGATCATCACGTTGCGGGGCTTCAGGTCGCGGTGCACGATCGGCACCGCGTGCACGGCCGACAGCACGGCGCACAGCTGCGCCACCACCGCGACGGCCCACGGCCAGGGGTAGGGGTCGTGTTCGGCGAGGTGGTCGGCCAGGTCGGAGCCCTCGACGTAGCCCATGACCAGGAACAGTTCGTCGCCGTCGCTGCCCGCGTCGTGGACGGTGACCAGGCCCGGGTGGTCCACCTGCGCGGTGACGCGGCATTCGCGCACGAAGCGGCGGCGCAGTTCCTCGGCGACGGTGCCGGGGCCGGCGACCTTGTCGGGGCGCAGCAGCTTGACGGCGACGCGACGGTCCAGGCGCCGGTCGTAGGCCGTCCACACCTGGCCCATGCCGCCCTGGCCGAGGATGGTGGCGAGCTGGTAGCGCTCGCCGATCAGGCGTTCCGAGTGGCTCACCGGCCCGGGTCCTGGATCGCCGTGCTGTTCGGGTCCTGGTACGGGCCACCGGGCCGCGGGGGCTGCGGGGGACGGTCCGGGTTCTGTTGGCGCAGCAGCTCGCTCAGCTCGTCCAGCTCGGCGCGGACCTGCCCGAGGCGCGGGGGCGGGGTCGGCTGCTGGTGCTGCGGGGCGGGCTGTTGGGGCTGCGGAGGCTGCTGCGCCTGCTGCGGCTGCGGGCTCTGCGGCGCCTGCGGGTAGCCGTAGGACGGCATGGTCTGCTGGGACGGCAGGGGCTGGTGCTGCGGCTGGGGCACCGACTGCTGCGGCTGCTGCGTGTACAAGCCCTGCGGCCCCGGGTACCAGGGCGCGGCCGGGGTCAGGGCGGCAGCGGCGGCCTTCGCCTCGTGGTGACGGATGTCGGACACGAGGTAGTAGACGCAGACCGCGAAGCCCGTGAAGATCGAGCCACCGGCGCCGACGTTGCCCTGCCAGCCGTTGGTCTCGGCCGTCGGGTCGAGCTCGATGAAGACGATCCAGAGGATCGACAGCGCCCCGCTCAGCACCAACAGCGCCCAGTCGCGCGCCCTGCGGGTGAGCAGCGCCAGCCGCAGCAGCGCGCCCCAGGCGAAGAAGCCGCAGGTGAGCACGGGCAGCGCCGTGAACACCACGCGCAGCGTCAACGCCGCCCCGGACAAGGGCCGGTGGCCGTGAGGGCCTTGCTGCGGCGGGAGGCCGGGGGCGTGCATCGCTGCTCCTGACGGGGCGTACGGAAAAGGGTCGACGCCCTGAGCGTATACAGCCTTTCCGGCCGTTTGTGAGGGGATGCGCGCAACCGTTGCGAGGTCGCAGTATCCGCCCGCCCGGGGCACCTCAGTCGGGAGTGACGGAGCCGTCGGAGAGCCCGTCGTACAGGCCTTGGACGAGCTGTTCCCCGAGCCGTCCCGCCTGCCGCAGTACGTCCTCGAACTCGGCGAGCGCGCGGAAGCGGGCCCCGTAGCGGCGCTGTTCGGCCGGCGCGAGGCGGGGCAGCCGCAGGCGCCGTACGTCGAGCCGGGTGGCGGTGGAGGCGTGGCTGCTGGCGCGGCGGGTGTTGGCGGTGCCGCGCAGGAAGCCGGCGAGGAACCAGGGGTCGAGCGCGGCCGGGTCGGGGCGCAGGAGTTGGAGGTTGCGGCCGAGGACGGCGCCGGCGCCGCTCGCCGGATCGGCGGTGACGACGCGGGCGATGCCGACGGCGCCGACGACGGGGACGACGACGTCGCCGGGTTCGACCACGATCGGCTCCTCGGCGCCGGCCGTCGGGCCGGCCGGGGTGGTCGTGGCGGAGGGCGGGCCGCCGGAGTGGACGTCGTGTTCGGTGAGCAGGGGCAGTTCGCCGCCGTCCGCGCCGGACGCGGTGGCGGTGGCGGTGCCGGCGCGCAGCAGCAGGGCGCCGGCGCGGGCGAGTTCGCCGATGGTGGTCTGCGGCGTGCGGGCGGCGGACCCGTCGGCGGGGGCGGCGGTGGGCGGGGTGAGACGGGCCGCGCGGGAGAGGGTCTCGTCGAGCCGTTCGCGTACGGCGGTCAGTTCGGCGAGGCCGCCGCCGGCGCCGGGCGGCGGCAGGTGGCGGGCGGGGGTGAGGTCGACCTCGTCGTCCAGCAGCTCCACGACGGGCACGACCCGGCTCACGCCGGGCACCTCGTCGGTCGCGCCGGTGCGGTCGTACGCGGTCCAGGCGGCCAGTACCGCGTCGTGCACGGCGGGCCACGCGCCCCGGGGCTGCCCCTGCCCCTGCCCCTCGGGCACCAGGCCGGCGGTGTCCACGAGCAGCAACCCTGCGGGCGCGGGGCCGGCGGGCCGGCGCAGCACCCACAGCTGGAGCGGGATCCCGTACGGCGGCGCCGCGCCGGCGGGGAGCGAGACGACGGCCCGCAGGGCGCCCCGGCGCAGCAGGTCGGCGCGGATGCGGCGGCCGGAGCGGCGGGCGGCGACGGCGGGCGGCATGAGCAGCACGGCGGTGCCGCCCTCGCGCAGGTGGGCCAGGGCGTGTTGGACCCAGGCGAGTTCGGATTCGGTGCGGGCGGGCAGGCCGTACTCCCAGCGGGGGTCGTAGGCCAGTTCCTCGTGGCCCCAGGCGCGTTCGTTGAACGGGGGGTGGCACAGGACGGCGTCGACGGCGAGGCCCGCGAAGGTGTCGGCGCGCAGGCTGTCGGCGGCGGCGGCGCGGACCCGGGCGGATCCGTGCAGGGCCAGGCGCAGGGCGGCGAGCGCGGCCAGTTCGGGCGACACGTCCTCGGCGTGGAGGGCGTCGGCCCCGTCCAGGGCGCGGAGCAGGCCGCCGGTGCCGCAGGCGGGGTCGAGGGCGGTGCGTACGCCGGGTCCGGCGAGGGCCGCCATCAGGGCGGCGCAGCCGTCGGGGGTGAGGGTGTACTGCCGGGGATTGGCGTCGAGGTGGCGGCCGAGGAGGAACTCGAAGGCCTTGCGGGCGCCGTCGTCGCGGTATCCGGCCGCGAGTTCGGCGGCGGCGCGCAGGAGCGGGACGGGTGCGCCGCCGGGCCGGCGGCCGAGGGCCGGGGGGTGGGCGGGGCCGAGGCGGTGGTCGAGCACCTCGGCGGTGGCGTCGGGCAGCAGCGCGGCCATCCGTTCGTCGGAGCCGGCGGTGAGCTCCAACCACCGGGCGGGCCGGTCGCGTACGAGGAGCAGTGCGGCGCCGACGTCGACGAGCGCGGCGACGGCTCCGCCGGGGTGGGAGGCGACCTGCTGCCAGACGCGTTCGCGCAGGGGGACCTCGGCGAGCTTGCCCTGGGCGCGCAGCCAGTTCTCGACGTCGGACAGGGCGAAGGAGGGGCTGGTCTCGGTGCCGCCGACGGGCTTGGGGAAGTCGGGGTGTCTGCGCCGCCAGTTGCTGACGGCGGCGCGTCCGACGCCGGCCAGGCGGGCGATGCCGGCGGCGGTGACCTCGGCGGTGCGCTCGGCGGTGACTTCGACGGTGTTCCCTGCGGCGGCGGTGGCCGCGCTGTCCTCCTGCATGACGGGAGCATACCCGTACACAAGCACGAGATCGCTTCACAGCGTGAATCCAAGAAATCCTGTGAACTTGGTTGACTCGGTTCACAGCGTCTGTTGTGATGATCCACGTCAAGCACCGCGTCAGCACGACGAGCGCCGCGCGGCCCAGCGGGGCCCCGCACACGGCAGGAACAGGAGTACTCCCATGTCCCAGTCCCCCACCCCGCGCACCGGTTGGATCGCCCGCCACAAGGTCCTCACCGGCTGCGGCGCCGTCCTCACGCTGGCACTGGTGGGAGCGTGCGGCGGCACGGGCACGACCACGACGGACGGCAAGAAGAGCGACGACGGCGGGAAGCCGGCCGCCTCCTCCCCCGCCGGCGGGTCCGCGAGCGCGGGCAGCGCGAAGCCGAGCGAGGGCGGTCAGAGCTCCAAGCCGGCCGAGGAGAAGAAGCAGGTCGCGATCAAGGGCAGCGGAACCTTCCAGGTGGGCTCGGACGTCAAGCCCGGCACCTACCGCACCACCGGCAACAAGGGCATGGGCTGCTACTGGGAGCGCCTCAAGGACTCCTCCGGCGAGCTCGAATCGATCATCTCGAACGACAACGTGACGGGCGCGAGCTACGTGACCATCGCCGCGTCCGACAAGGTCTTCAAGTCCAACGGCTGCAAGGACTGGGAGGCCGTCGACCCGAAGGCCACGGGCGGCTCCCCCAAGGTCGAGATCCCCGCCGACGGCGGCATGTTCAAGGTGGGCCTGGACATCGCCCCCGGCACCTACAAGTCGACGGGCCCCGCCGAGGGCTCGGCGGGCTGCTACTGGGAGCGGTCCAAGGACGCCGCCCACGGCGTCGACTCGATCATCTCCAACGAGAACCCCGAGGGCGCGGCGGTCGTCACCATCGCCGCCGGCGACGGCTACTTCAAGACCACGGGCTGCGCCGTCTGGAAGAAGTCCTGACCCCGTCCCGCCCGGCCTCGTGACCGCCCGCGCCGGAACGCGGGCGGCCACACCGGGCGGCTACGAGCCCAGGATCGTCGTCAGGAACTCGCCGGTCCAGGCGAGGAGTTCGCGGCCGACCAGGGGCTTGCCGCCGACGCGGGCGGTCTTCGGGCGCGGCACCAGCACCTGCGAGGTGGCCGGCTTGAGGACCGTTCCCGGGTAGAGCCGCTTCAGGCGCAGCTCCTGCGACTCGCGCAACTCCACCGGGCCGAAGCGGATGTTCGGCCCCTGGAGGGTGATGTCGCCGACCCCGCAGGCCCGCGCGAGCATCCGCAGGCCCGCCACCAGCAGCAGGTTCTCCACGGGCTCCGGCAGCTTTCCGTAGCGGTCGGTGAGTTCCTCCCGTACGGCCAGGATGTCGGCCTCGGAGTTCGCGGAGGCGATGGAGCGGTACGCCTGGAGGCGCAGCCGCTCGCCGGGCGCGTAGTCGTGGGGGACGTGCGCGTCGACCGGCAGCTCGATCTTCACCTCCAGCGGCGGCTCCTCCTCCACTCCTCCCTCGACGGCGGCCCGGTAGTCGGCCACCGCCTCGCCGACCATCCGGATGTACAGGTCGAAGCCGACGCCCGCGATGTGGCCGGACTGCTCGCCGCCGAGCAGGTTGCCCGCGCCGCGGATCTCCAGGTCCTTCATGGCCACGTACATGCCGGCGCCCATCTCGGTGTGCTGGGCGATCGTGGCGAGCCGCTCGTGCGCGGTCTCGGTCAGCGGCTTCTCCGGCGGGTACAGGAAGTACGCGTACCCGCGCTCGCGGCCTCGCCCGACACGGCCGCGCAGCTGGTGGAGCTGGGAGAGGCCGAAGTTGTCGCCGCGCTCCACGATGAGGGTGTTGGCGTTGGAGATGTCGATGCCGGACTCGACGATCGTCGTGGAGACGAGCACGTCGAACTTCTTCTCCCAGAAGTCCACGACGACCTGTTCCAGGGCCTGTTCGGACATCTGCCCGTGCGCGGTCGCGATCCGCGCCTCGGGCACGATCTCGCGCAGCTTGGCGGCGGCCCGGTCGATGGACTCGACCCGGTTGTGGATGTAGAAGCACTGCCCCTCGCGCAGCAGTTCGCGGCGGATCGCGGCGCCGATCTGCTTCTCCTCGTAGGGGCCGACGAAGGTGAGCACCGGGTGGCGCTCCTCCGGCGGGGTGGTGATGGTCGACATCTCGCGGATGCCGGTGACCGCCATCTCCAGGGTGCGCGGGATCGGCGTCGCGGACATGGTCAGGACGTCCACGTTGGCGCGCAGCTTCTTCAGCTGCTCCTTGTGTTCGACGCCGAACCGCTGTTCCTCGTCGACGATGACCAGGCCCAGGTCCTTGAACTTCGTCTCCTGCGAGAAGAGCCGGTGCGTGCCGATGACCACGTCGACCGAGCCCTCCTTCAACCCCTCCAGGGTGGCCTTGGACTCGGTGTCGCTCTGGAAGCGCGACAGCGCCTTCACGTTGACCGGGAACTGGCTGTAGCGCTCGGAGAAGGTCCCGAAGTGCTGCTGCACGAGCAGCGTCGTCGGGACGAGGACGGCGACCTGCTTGCCGTCCTGCACGGCCTTGAACGCCGCCCGGACCGCGATCTCGGTCTTGCCGTAGCCGACGTCGCCGCAGATCAGCCGGTCCATGGGGACGGACTTCTCCATGTCCTCCTTGACCTCGGCGATGGTGGTGAGCTGGTCGGGGGTCTCCGCGTACGGGAAGGCGTCCTCCAGCTCGCGCTGCCAGGGCGTGTCGGGGCCGAAGGTGTGGCCGGGGGCGGCCATGCGCGCGCTGTAGAGCTTGATGAGGTCGGCGGCGATCTCCTTGACGGCCTTCTTCGCCCGCGCCTTGGTCTTCGTCCAGTCGGCGCCGCCGAGCCGGTGCAGGGTCGGGGCCTCGCCGCCGACGTACTTGGTGACCTGCTCCAGCTGATCGGTGGGGATGTAGAGGCGGTCGCCGGGCTGGCCGCGCTTGGCGGGGGCGTACTCGACGAGGAGGTACTCGCGGGTGGCGCCCTGCACGGTGCGCTGCACCATCTCGATGTAGCGGCCGACGCCGTGCTGCTCGTGGACGATGTAGTCGCCGACCTCCAGGGTGAGGGGGTCGATGGACTTGCGGCGTCGGGTCGGCATCCGGCCGAGGTCCTTCGTCGCGGTGCGCTGTCCGGTCAGGTCGGTCTCGGTGAGGACGGCCAGGCGCAGGGCCGGGTCCACGAAGCCGTTGTCGAGCGAGCCGCAGGCGACGTGCACGATCGAGGGTTCCAGCGTGTGGAGGTCGGCCTCCAGGCGGGCGGCGATGCCCTCGCCGCCGAGGACCTCGACGGTACGGGCGGCCGGGCCGTGGCCCTCGGTGAGGTAGACGGTGTGCCAGCCGTCGGCGATCCAGCCCTTGGTGTCGGCGAGCGCGCGGGCGGTGTCGCCCCGGTAGGCCTCGGGGGCGTGCATGCCCAGCTTGAGAGTGTCTCCGCCCACGACCTCGTCGGCGGCGAACGGGGAGACCGACCACCACATCATGCCGAGCTCGCGCGCGTGCTCCCGTACGTCCGCGATCCCGCGCAGGGAGGCCGCGCCGACGTCGATGGGGGCCTCACCGCCGCCGGCGGTGGCCGCCCAGGAGGCCATCAGGAACTCCTGCGAGGTCGCGACGAGGTCGGCGGCCCGGGTGCGGACGCGTTCGGGGTCGCAGACCACGGCCATCGCCCCGGCGGGCAGGACGTCGATCAGCAGTTCCATGTCGTCGACGAGGACGGGGGCCAGGGACTCCATGCCCTCGACCGCGATCCCCTCGGCGATCTTGTGCAGCAGCTCGCCGAGCTCGGGATGGGCCTCGGCGAGGGCCGCGGCCCGCCGCCGGACCTCGTCGGTCAGCAGCAGCTCACGGCAGGGCGGCGCCCACAGCCCGTGCTCGGCGATCTCCAGAGAGCGCTGGTCGGCGACCTTGAAGTAACGGATCTCCTCGACCTCGTCGCCCCAGAACTCCACCCGCAGCGGGTGCTCCTCGGTCGGCGGGAACACGTCGAGGATGCCGCCGCGCACGGCGAACTCGCCGCGCTTCTCGACCAGCTCGACGCGCGCGTACGCGGCCGCCGCCAGCGCCTCGGTCACCTCGCCGAGGTCGACGCTCTGCCGCTGCCGCAGGCTCACCGGCACCAGGTCCCCGAGCCCCTTGACCTGCGGCTGGAGCACCGAACGGATCGGCGCGACCACCACCGACACCGGCCCCGCCGCCGGGTCGTCCGCGCTCGGGTGCGCGAGCCGGCGCAGCACCGCGATCCGCCGGCCGACGGTGTCGCTGCGCGGGCTGAGCCGCTCGTGCGGCAGCGTCTCCCAGGACGGGTAGTCCACCACCTCGTCGGGGGGCAGCAGGGAGCGCAGCGCGGCGGCCAGGTCCTCGGCCTCCCGTCCGGTGGCGGTGACCGCGAGGACGGTGCGCCCGGTACGGGCGGCCAGCGCGGCGATCGCGAAGGGCCGCGCGGCGGGCGGGCCGACGAGGTCCACGTGCATGCGGTTGCCGTCCCCGGCCGCGGTGACCGCCTCGGCGAGGGCCGGGTCCCGGGTGACGGCGTCGAGCAGTCCGTGCAGGCTCATGAAGGGGGCTTTCCATCCTGGGGAAGGGTGCGGAGGGGCAACGCGAAGCACCCGACACGTCGAACGGGCCGGGGTTTCCCACCCTACGACGCGGCCGTCGGGCGCGCGCGAAGGATTCGGACCGCCGGGCGGGGCGGCGCGCGGCGGGGGCGGGTCGGAGGGGTCGGGGGGCGGCGGGTCGGGGTGCGGGGTGGGGCGGGGCTCGCCCGTTCGGGTGCGAAAATCCGTCCGTATGTCCATAGCCGGGACACCCCCGCCATCCGAGCAGCCCGCCGCCGCCCCGGCCGCGGGCTCCGCGCCGTCCCCGGCGGCCCGTCGGCTCCGGGACGCGGCCGGGCGCGCGGCGCGCTCGCCGCGGGCCGCGCGCCTGGCCCCGTACGGGCTGACGGCCGTGCTGTTCGTCGCGTACGCGACGCTCTCCCTGGCCCGCTACCGGCGGCTGGAGGAGTTCTCCTGGGACCTCGGGATCTTCGAGCAGGTGGTGCGCTCCTACGCCTGGCTCCGGGCGCCGATCGCCGACCTGAAGGGGCCGGGCTTCCACATCCTCGGCGACCACTTCAGCCCCGTCGTCGCCCTGATCGCGCCGCTCTACCGGATCTTCCCGACGCCCGTCACGCTCCTGGTGGTGCAGGCGGCCCTGTTCGCGCTGTCCGCCCTGCCCGTCACCCGGGCCTCGGTCCGCCTCCTCGGGCAGGCCCGGGGCATCGCCCTCGGGGCGGCGTACGGACTGTCCTGGGGCGTCCAGCGGGCCGTCGAGTTCGACTTCCACGAGATCTGCTTCGCGGTGCCGCTGCTGGCCTTCGCCCTGGAGGCGCTCCTCGCGCGCCGCTGGCGGGCCGCGCTGGCCTGGGGGGCGCCGCTGCTGCTGGTCAAGGAGGACCTCGGCGTCACCCTGGCGGCGTTGGCGCTGGTGGTGGCCTGGCGGGCCCGCGCCGTCGACCGGCGGGCCGCCCGCCTCGCGGCCCTGGTGGCCGTGGCGGGGGTGGCGGTGGCCG
Coding sequences:
- a CDS encoding N-6 DNA methylase; the protein is MQEDSAATAAAGNTVEVTAERTAEVTAAGIARLAGVGRAAVSNWRRRHPDFPKPVGGTETSPSFALSDVENWLRAQGKLAEVPLRERVWQQVASHPGGAVAALVDVGAALLLVRDRPARWLELTAGSDERMAALLPDATAEVLDHRLGPAHPPALGRRPGGAPVPLLRAAAELAAGYRDDGARKAFEFLLGRHLDANPRQYTLTPDGCAALMAALAGPGVRTALDPACGTGGLLRALDGADALHAEDVSPELAALAALRLALHGSARVRAAAADSLRADTFAGLAVDAVLCHPPFNERAWGHEELAYDPRWEYGLPARTESELAWVQHALAHLREGGTAVLLMPPAVAARRSGRRIRADLLRRGALRAVVSLPAGAAPPYGIPLQLWVLRRPAGPAPAGLLLVDTAGLVPEGQGQGQPRGAWPAVHDAVLAAWTAYDRTGATDEVPGVSRVVPVVELLDDEVDLTPARHLPPPGAGGGLAELTAVRERLDETLSRAARLTPPTAAPADGSAARTPQTTIGELARAGALLLRAGTATATASGADGGELPLLTEHDVHSGGPPSATTTPAGPTAGAEEPIVVEPGDVVVPVVGAVGIARVVTADPASGAGAVLGRNLQLLRPDPAALDPWFLAGFLRGTANTRRASSHASTATRLDVRRLRLPRLAPAEQRRYGARFRALAEFEDVLRQAGRLGEQLVQGLYDGLSDGSVTPD
- the mfd gene encoding transcription-repair coupling factor, which translates into the protein MSLHGLLDAVTRDPALAEAVTAAGDGNRMHVDLVGPPAARPFAIAALAARTGRTVLAVTATGREAEDLAAALRSLLPPDEVVDYPSWETLPHERLSPRSDTVGRRIAVLRRLAHPSADDPAAGPVSVVVAPIRSVLQPQVKGLGDLVPVSLRQRQSVDLGEVTEALAAAAYARVELVEKRGEFAVRGGILDVFPPTEEHPLRVEFWGDEVEEIRYFKVADQRSLEIAEHGLWAPPCRELLLTDEVRRRAAALAEAHPELGELLHKIAEGIAVEGMESLAPVLVDDMELLIDVLPAGAMAVVCDPERVRTRAADLVATSQEFLMASWAATAGGGEAPIDVGAASLRGIADVREHARELGMMWWSVSPFAADEVVGGDTLKLGMHAPEAYRGDTARALADTKGWIADGWHTVYLTEGHGPAARTVEVLGGEGIAARLEADLHTLEPSIVHVACGSLDNGFVDPALRLAVLTETDLTGQRTATKDLGRMPTRRRKSIDPLTLEVGDYIVHEQHGVGRYIEMVQRTVQGATREYLLVEYAPAKRGQPGDRLYIPTDQLEQVTKYVGGEAPTLHRLGGADWTKTKARAKKAVKEIAADLIKLYSARMAAPGHTFGPDTPWQRELEDAFPYAETPDQLTTIAEVKEDMEKSVPMDRLICGDVGYGKTEIAVRAAFKAVQDGKQVAVLVPTTLLVQQHFGTFSERYSQFPVNVKALSRFQSDTESKATLEGLKEGSVDVVIGTHRLFSQETKFKDLGLVIVDEEQRFGVEHKEQLKKLRANVDVLTMSATPIPRTLEMAVTGIREMSTITTPPEERHPVLTFVGPYEEKQIGAAIRRELLREGQCFYIHNRVESIDRAAAKLREIVPEARIATAHGQMSEQALEQVVVDFWEKKFDVLVSTTIVESGIDISNANTLIVERGDNFGLSQLHQLRGRVGRGRERGYAYFLYPPEKPLTETAHERLATIAQHTEMGAGMYVAMKDLEIRGAGNLLGGEQSGHIAGVGFDLYIRMVGEAVADYRAAVEGGVEEEPPLEVKIELPVDAHVPHDYAPGERLRLQAYRSIASANSEADILAVREELTDRYGKLPEPVENLLLVAGLRMLARACGVGDITLQGPNIRFGPVELRESQELRLKRLYPGTVLKPATSQVLVPRPKTARVGGKPLVGRELLAWTGEFLTTILGS
- a CDS encoding DUF2079 domain-containing protein, translating into MSIAGTPPPSEQPAAAPAAGSAPSPAARRLRDAAGRAARSPRAARLAPYGLTAVLFVAYATLSLARYRRLEEFSWDLGIFEQVVRSYAWLRAPIADLKGPGFHILGDHFSPVVALIAPLYRIFPTPVTLLVVQAALFALSALPVTRASVRLLGQARGIALGAAYGLSWGVQRAVEFDFHEICFAVPLLAFALEALLARRWRAALAWGAPLLLVKEDLGVTLAALALVVAWRARAVDRRAARLAALVAVAGVAVAALVFTVVIPSFAAEGYPYWDKLEQPGGPLRGLGTKLTTLAWVLVPTSGLLALRSPLLLVAAPTLGWRFLSGDPHYWSTDWHYSAVLMPVVALALADALDTVRRGTRPWLRAYSLQLPGALLAAALALSATSLPLSRLGERSLYETPARVAAVEELLARIPDGVRVEADNAALSRLTSRCRVFWIGGTRGLLPTFLTFDNSTGWAGNPVEYAAKQHPGARFTLVGEAGGVVLLERV